From the Gallaecimonas kandeliae genome, one window contains:
- the thrS gene encoding threonine--tRNA ligase: MPAITLPDGSVRHFDNPVSVMDVALDIGPGLAKATIAGRVNGELVDACDLISEDASLSIITAKNDEGLEILRHSCAHLLGHAIKQLWPQTKMAIGPVIDNGFYYDVDLDFPLTQEHLDQLEARMHELAEKDYDVIKKKVSWQEARDVFESRGESYKMAILDENISRDDKPGLYHHEEYIDMCRGPHVPNMKFCHHFKLMKVAGAYWRGDAKNKMLQRIYGTAWADKKALNSYLVQLAEAEKRDHRKIGKQLDLFHFQEEAPGMVFWHNDGWIIFRQLETFIREKLREYDYQEVKGPLMMDRVLWERSGHWEKYADAMFTTSSENRDYAIKPMNCPGHVQIFNQGLKSYRDLPLRMAEFGSCHRNEPSGALHGLMRVRGFTQDDAHIFCTEDQIQAEVASCIDMVYSTYATFGFENIKVKLSTRPEQRIGSDAIWDKAEKGLADALAAKGIEFDLQPGEGAFYGPKIEFTLHDCLGRAWQCGTVQLDFALPGRLNASFVAEDNDRKVPVMIHRAILGSLERFIGILIEEYAGFFPAWLAPTQAMVMNITDAQADYVQEVVKTLESAGIRAKADLRNEKIGFKIREHTLRRVPYLLVVGDKERESGEVAVRTRKGQDLGTFKLSDIIGKLKGEIDSRAQQTVEE; encoded by the coding sequence ATGCCTGCTATTACCCTGCCAGACGGCTCCGTTCGCCATTTTGACAACCCCGTATCCGTGATGGACGTGGCCCTCGACATAGGCCCCGGCCTGGCCAAGGCCACCATCGCCGGCCGTGTCAACGGCGAGCTGGTGGACGCCTGCGATCTTATCAGCGAAGACGCCAGCCTCTCCATCATCACCGCCAAGAACGACGAAGGCCTGGAGATACTGCGCCACTCCTGCGCCCACTTGCTGGGCCACGCCATCAAGCAGCTCTGGCCCCAGACCAAGATGGCCATAGGCCCGGTGATCGACAACGGCTTCTACTACGACGTGGATCTGGACTTCCCCCTGACCCAGGAGCACCTGGACCAGTTGGAAGCGCGCATGCATGAGCTGGCCGAGAAAGACTACGACGTCATCAAGAAGAAGGTGAGCTGGCAGGAAGCCCGGGATGTCTTTGAATCCCGCGGCGAGAGCTACAAGATGGCTATCCTCGACGAGAACATCAGCCGCGATGACAAGCCTGGCCTCTACCACCACGAAGAATACATCGACATGTGCCGCGGCCCGCACGTGCCGAACATGAAGTTCTGCCACCACTTCAAACTGATGAAAGTGGCCGGCGCCTACTGGCGCGGCGATGCCAAGAACAAGATGCTGCAGCGCATCTACGGCACCGCCTGGGCCGACAAGAAGGCCTTGAACAGCTACCTGGTGCAGCTGGCCGAGGCCGAGAAGCGCGACCACCGCAAGATAGGCAAGCAGCTGGACCTCTTCCATTTCCAGGAAGAAGCCCCGGGCATGGTGTTCTGGCACAACGACGGTTGGATCATCTTCCGCCAGCTCGAGACCTTCATCCGCGAGAAGCTGCGCGAGTACGACTACCAGGAAGTCAAAGGCCCGCTGATGATGGACCGCGTGCTCTGGGAGCGCTCCGGCCACTGGGAAAAGTACGCGGACGCCATGTTCACCACCAGCTCCGAGAACCGCGACTACGCCATCAAGCCCATGAACTGCCCGGGCCACGTGCAGATCTTCAACCAGGGCCTGAAATCCTACCGCGACCTGCCGCTGCGCATGGCCGAGTTCGGCTCTTGCCATCGCAACGAGCCGTCCGGCGCCCTGCACGGCCTGATGCGGGTTCGTGGCTTTACCCAGGATGACGCCCACATCTTCTGTACCGAAGATCAAATACAGGCCGAAGTGGCCAGCTGTATCGACATGGTTTACAGCACCTACGCCACTTTTGGTTTCGAGAACATCAAGGTCAAGCTGTCAACCCGCCCCGAGCAGCGCATCGGCTCCGATGCCATCTGGGACAAGGCCGAGAAGGGCCTGGCCGACGCCTTGGCCGCCAAGGGTATCGAGTTCGATCTGCAGCCCGGTGAGGGCGCCTTCTACGGACCCAAGATTGAATTCACCCTGCACGACTGCCTGGGCCGCGCCTGGCAGTGCGGCACAGTGCAGCTCGACTTCGCCCTGCCGGGCCGCCTGAACGCCAGCTTCGTGGCCGAGGACAACGACCGCAAGGTGCCGGTGATGATCCACCGCGCCATCCTCGGCAGCCTGGAACGTTTCATCGGGATCCTCATCGAAGAGTACGCCGGTTTCTTCCCTGCCTGGCTGGCCCCGACCCAGGCCATGGTGATGAATATCACCGATGCCCAGGCCGATTATGTGCAGGAAGTGGTAAAAACCCTTGAAAGCGCGGGCATTAGAGCCAAGGCCGACTTGAGAAACGAGAAGATAGGCTTTAAAATCCGCGAGCACACCCTTAGGCGTGTCCCTTACCTGCTGGTTGTAGGTGACAAGGAAAGAGAGAGCGGCGAAGTCGCTGTCCGTACGCGCAAGGGGCAAGACCTCGGCACCTTCAAGCTGTCCGACATCATCGGCAAGCTCAAAGGCGAAATCGATAGCCGAGCCCAACAAACCGTGGAGGAATAA
- a CDS encoding M28 family metallopeptidase yields MKKTLLAAALLPFFNQAQVPPAEKPELYQIAEAISAKNMEADVAKLVSFGTRHTLSDQKSETRGIGAATRWVESQFKAISAQCGGCLEVTTVSGTISGEERIPNPTLVTNVIAIKWGSEDKKRIAMLTGDIDSRVTDVMDATSDAPGANDNASGVAATLEAARVLSKHDYPGTIVFAALSAEEQGLFGGKILADYAKKHGWNIDAVINNDMIGNTSGIDGIVDNHTVRVFSEGTRAVETPEEARLRRFTGGELDSPSRNLGRYIKALAHQYMPMLDVMMVYRLDRFGRGGHHRPFNEVGYPGVRLMETHENYNRQHQDVRVENGIHYGDVLAGVDFDYARKVTALDAITLASLAWAPKPPEDVDIKGAVSPDTDLRWKLGTDKQLAGYKIYWRLTTEPTWTHSRYLGKVDNFSLKGVVIDNYFFGVAAVAKDGTESPVVFPGPAGAF; encoded by the coding sequence ATGAAAAAGACCCTGCTTGCCGCCGCCCTGCTGCCCTTTTTTAACCAGGCCCAGGTGCCGCCGGCAGAGAAGCCCGAGCTCTACCAGATAGCGGAGGCCATCTCCGCCAAAAACATGGAGGCAGACGTCGCCAAGCTGGTGAGCTTCGGCACCCGTCATACCCTTTCCGACCAGAAGTCCGAGACCCGTGGCATCGGCGCCGCCACCCGATGGGTGGAAAGCCAGTTCAAGGCCATCAGCGCCCAGTGCGGTGGTTGCCTGGAGGTAACCACCGTCTCCGGCACCATCAGCGGCGAGGAGCGGATCCCCAATCCGACCCTGGTGACCAACGTCATCGCCATCAAGTGGGGCAGCGAGGACAAAAAACGCATCGCCATGCTGACCGGCGACATCGATTCGCGGGTCACGGACGTCATGGACGCCACCTCAGACGCTCCCGGCGCCAATGACAACGCCTCAGGCGTCGCCGCTACATTGGAAGCAGCCAGGGTGCTGTCCAAGCACGACTACCCCGGTACCATTGTCTTCGCCGCCCTCTCGGCCGAGGAACAGGGCCTCTTCGGCGGTAAGATCCTGGCCGACTACGCCAAAAAGCACGGCTGGAACATCGACGCCGTTATCAACAACGACATGATAGGCAACACCAGCGGCATCGACGGTATAGTGGATAACCACACGGTGCGGGTCTTCTCAGAAGGTACCCGCGCCGTGGAGACACCCGAAGAGGCCAGGCTGCGCCGTTTCACAGGCGGCGAGCTGGACTCCCCGTCCCGCAACCTTGGCCGTTACATCAAGGCCCTGGCCCACCAGTACATGCCAATGCTGGACGTGATGATGGTCTACCGCCTGGACCGCTTCGGCCGCGGTGGCCACCACAGGCCCTTCAACGAAGTGGGCTACCCCGGGGTGCGGCTAATGGAGACCCACGAGAATTACAACCGCCAGCACCAGGACGTGCGGGTGGAGAACGGCATCCATTACGGTGACGTGCTGGCAGGGGTGGATTTCGACTATGCCCGCAAGGTGACGGCCCTGGACGCCATCACCCTGGCTTCCCTGGCCTGGGCACCCAAGCCGCCGGAGGATGTGGACATCAAGGGCGCCGTCAGTCCCGACACTGACCTTCGCTGGAAGCTGGGTACGGACAAGCAGTTGGCCGGCTACAAGATCTATTGGCGCTTGACCACGGAGCCCACCTGGACACACAGTCGGTATCTGGGCAAGGTGGATAACTTCAGCCTCAAAGGAGTGGTCATTGACAATTATTTCTTCGGCGTTGCCGCCGTCGCCAAGGACGGCACCGAAAGCCCTGTGGTCTTCCCAGGTCCTGCTGGGGCCTTCTAA